A window from Polyodon spathula isolate WHYD16114869_AA unplaced genomic scaffold, ASM1765450v1 scaffolds_2984, whole genome shotgun sequence encodes these proteins:
- the LOC121311126 gene encoding histone H4 — protein MSGRGKGGKGLGKGGAKRHRKVLRDNIQGITKPAIRRLARRGGVKRISGLIYEETRGVLKVFLENVIRDAVTYTEHAKRKTVTAMDVVYALKRQGRTLYGFGG, from the coding sequence ATGTCTGGTCGTGGCAAGGGAGGTAAAGGACTCGGGAAAGGAGGCGCTAAGCGTCATCGCAAAGTGCTCCGTGATAACATCCAGGGCATCACCAAGCCTGCTATCCGCCGCCTGGCTCGCCGCGGAGGAGTGAAGCGAATCTCCGGGCTGATCTATGAGGAGACCCGCGGGGTGCTGAAGGTGTTCCTGGAGAATGTGATCCGGGATGCCGTCACCTACACTGAGCACGCCAAGAGAAAGACCGTCACCGCTATGGATGTGGTGTACGCGCTGAAGCGCCAGGGGCGCACTCTCTACGGGTTCGGGGGCTAG